A window from Candidatus Margulisiibacteriota bacterium encodes these proteins:
- a CDS encoding S-layer homology domain-containing protein, protein MIKKLPVSLLLLVTVASLAFGLTKVANDPTRIGVGARILGMGKSYIGMADDLEGIFTNPAALAQINRPQATSMSGKFLNEYNYLNLGTAVPTKYGTFGFGYVGSNVGFTAVAATIEAVDGIRIIPTGGAGSNYEYNNRVFLLSWGATFYELPVGGTLKFFGVDMTGQGITNGSAAGNDLDLGINYRPLQFTKFGLVLQNILPAGMGGKITWKSGLEESLPHVVKLGANVNLLGEQGIWVRGKHEVRLNFDGDFTPTRPNIPALYHTGIEWSPIDLLDLRAGIDQETVGTGTSGALEASNNLTFGLGLYFNDFRFDYAFHQYSQTGDNDTHYFSISYGVGKKDRTPKGALFALQPADKTVIRGQRVDFQGKVLKSEVAHLTISGFEAPLKQQQVDVALPLKPGKNTIEITAYSDKWAPLGSDQVRLLSLKSFTDVTPDYWAQAPIENLATLGIIAGYPNGTFLPEAGVTRAELCALLMRIKGIEIKPGWQQGFMDVPATHWAAQHIIEAVKENLVKGYPDSTFRPNSKVTRAEGLSILARFDRLTKPRLSVLPFSDINGRSWAYNEIAAAKEAGWLTFLSGKNFEPNRAMTRAEVAEVLARTSQMAAQIRTLNTW, encoded by the coding sequence ATGATTAAAAAACTGCCGGTTTCTTTACTCCTGCTGGTCACGGTCGCTTCGCTGGCGTTCGGCTTGACCAAAGTCGCCAACGACCCGACCCGGATCGGGGTCGGCGCCCGGATCCTCGGCATGGGCAAAAGCTACATCGGCATGGCCGACGACCTGGAAGGGATCTTTACCAATCCGGCCGCGCTTGCCCAGATCAACCGGCCGCAGGCGACCAGCATGTCGGGCAAATTCCTTAATGAATATAATTATCTTAACCTGGGGACAGCCGTGCCGACCAAATACGGCACGTTCGGCTTCGGTTACGTCGGCAGTAATGTCGGCTTTACCGCGGTCGCCGCGACGATCGAGGCGGTGGACGGCATCCGGATCATCCCGACCGGCGGCGCCGGTTCGAATTACGAATACAACAACCGGGTGTTCCTCCTTTCCTGGGGCGCGACCTTTTACGAACTGCCGGTCGGCGGCACGCTCAAGTTCTTCGGCGTCGACATGACCGGGCAGGGGATCACGAACGGGAGCGCCGCCGGCAACGATCTTGACCTGGGGATCAACTACCGGCCGCTGCAATTTACCAAGTTCGGCCTCGTCCTGCAGAACATCCTGCCGGCCGGTATGGGGGGCAAGATCACCTGGAAGAGCGGACTGGAAGAGAGTTTGCCTCATGTCGTCAAACTGGGGGCCAACGTCAACCTGCTCGGCGAACAGGGGATCTGGGTCCGCGGCAAACACGAGGTCCGCTTAAATTTTGACGGAGATTTCACGCCGACCAGGCCGAATATCCCGGCGCTTTATCACACCGGGATCGAGTGGTCGCCGATCGACCTGCTCGACCTGCGCGCCGGCATCGACCAGGAAACGGTGGGGACCGGCACCTCCGGCGCGCTGGAGGCCTCCAATAACCTGACCTTCGGCCTGGGCCTTTACTTCAACGATTTCCGTTTCGATTACGCGTTCCACCAATACAGCCAAACGGGCGACAATGATACCCATTATTTTTCCATCTCTTACGGCGTCGGCAAGAAGGACCGGACGCCCAAAGGGGCGCTGTTCGCCCTGCAGCCGGCCGATAAAACGGTCATCCGCGGCCAGCGGGTCGATTTCCAGGGGAAAGTCTTAAAGAGCGAGGTCGCCCATCTGACCATCAGCGGCTTCGAAGCGCCGCTCAAACAGCAGCAGGTCGACGTTGCGCTTCCCCTTAAACCCGGCAAAAACACGATCGAGATCACGGCGTATAGCGATAAATGGGCACCGCTCGGTTCCGACCAGGTCCGGTTGTTAAGCCTCAAGAGTTTTACCGACGTGACACCCGATTACTGGGCGCAGGCGCCGATCGAGAACCTGGCGACGCTCGGCATCATTGCCGGATACCCGAACGGCACTTTTTTGCCCGAAGCGGGCGTTACCCGGGCTGAGCTTTGCGCCCTGCTGATGCGGATCAAGGGGATCGAGATCAAGCCGGGCTGGCAGCAAGGGTTCATGGACGTACCGGCGACCCACTGGGCAGCGCAACACATTATCGAAGCGGTCAAAGAGAACCTGGTCAAAGGCTATCCGGACAGCACTTTCCGGCCGAACAGTAAAGTGACCAGGGCCGAAGGGCTCTCGATCCTGGCCCGGTTCGACCGTTTGACCAAACCGCGGCTTTCCGTCCTGCCGTTCAGCGACATTAACGGCCGCTCCTGGGCTTATAACGAGATCGCCGCGGCCAAAGAGGCGGGCTGGCTGACCTTCCTCAGCGGTAAGAATTTTGAACCGAACCGCGCGATGACCCGCGCCGAGGTGGCCGAGGTCCTGGCCAGGACCTCGCAAATGGCCGCCCAGATCCGCACCCTTAACACATGGTAA
- a CDS encoding ABC transporter ATP-binding protein, with product MIKLNKLSKSFCDHKVLDGVDLEIPDGQALAVIGPSGCGKSTLLKLLIRLEEPTGGSVTVNGRDIAKLDEEGLIGLRQKVGMIFQYGALFDSLSVYENVAFALREHAKLPEREIARVVKEKLRLVEMEGTEKLMPEELSGGMQKRVGIARALAFNPTIILYDEPTTGLDPITSVTIENLMVKLARELKVTSVLVTHVMQTVQRVANRVVMMNEGKFIELGSPAEAARSNEPIVKRFITGGV from the coding sequence ATGATCAAGCTAAACAAATTAAGTAAAAGTTTTTGCGACCATAAGGTGCTCGACGGGGTCGACCTGGAGATCCCCGACGGCCAGGCGCTGGCGGTGATCGGCCCGTCCGGCTGCGGCAAGAGCACCCTGCTCAAACTGCTGATCAGGCTGGAAGAACCGACCGGCGGCAGCGTTACCGTCAACGGCCGGGATATCGCCAAGCTCGACGAGGAGGGACTGATCGGCCTGCGGCAAAAGGTCGGCATGATCTTCCAGTACGGGGCGCTCTTCGATTCGCTCTCGGTCTACGAGAACGTGGCGTTCGCCCTGCGCGAACACGCCAAATTGCCCGAGCGGGAGATCGCCAGGGTCGTCAAGGAAAAACTGCGGCTGGTCGAAATGGAGGGGACGGAAAAGCTGATGCCGGAAGAGCTGTCCGGCGGGATGCAAAAAAGGGTCGGCATCGCCCGGGCGCTCGCTTTTAACCCGACGATCATCCTCTACGACGAGCCGACCACCGGGTTGGACCCCATCACCTCTGTTACGATCGAGAATTTGATGGTAAAATTGGCCCGTGAGCTGAAGGTTACCTCGGTGCTGGTCACGCACGTGATGCAAACGGTGCAGCGGGTCGCCAACCGGGTCGTCATGATGAACGAAGGTAAATTCATCGAGCTTGGTTCGCCCGCCGAGGCGGCCAGGTCGAACGAGCCGATCGTCAAACGTTTTATTACTGGAGGGGTCTAA
- a CDS encoding NAD(P)H-hydrate dehydratase yields the protein MVKRLPKRKPDSHKGDYGKVLVVAGSRGMLGAGVLAARAALRTGSGLVYWAVPDDLVNFANTITPEVIVVSLNELAKVQPDSVAIGPGIDPQQDINKLIHQLLTLNSKLIIDATALPALTKSPDLLKPFASQAVITPHPGEMAKLLGLTVEAVQANRQGIALQAAVKFGAVVVLKGNRTVIAEPAGKFAINKNGNPGMATAGAGDVLTGMIASLAGQGFSAWDAAVTGVYWHGLAGDQAARLCGEQSLTASDIIANIHHGLQKSR from the coding sequence ATGGTAAAGCGTCTCCCCAAACGAAAACCGGATAGCCATAAAGGCGATTACGGCAAGGTCCTGGTCGTTGCCGGTTCGCGCGGGATGCTCGGCGCCGGCGTTCTAGCGGCGCGCGCCGCTTTGCGGACCGGTTCCGGGCTTGTTTACTGGGCCGTACCCGACGACCTTGTCAACTTTGCCAACACCATTACGCCCGAAGTCATTGTTGTTTCCCTTAATGAGTTGGCTAAGGTCCAGCCGGATTCGGTCGCGATTGGCCCCGGCATCGATCCACAGCAAGATATTAATAAATTAATTCATCAATTATTGACTTTAAATTCTAAATTAATAATTGACGCGACCGCTTTGCCAGCGTTAACCAAGAGCCCGGATTTGCTCAAGCCGTTCGCCAGCCAGGCTGTTATTACGCCGCATCCGGGCGAGATGGCCAAATTGCTTGGTCTGACGGTCGAGGCCGTTCAAGCGAACCGCCAAGGCATCGCCCTGCAGGCGGCGGTGAAGTTCGGCGCGGTCGTTGTCCTCAAGGGTAATCGGACCGTTATCGCCGAGCCGGCCGGGAAGTTCGCGATCAATAAAAACGGTAATCCGGGGATGGCGACCGCCGGCGCCGGCGATGTCCTGACCGGGATGATCGCCAGTCTGGCCGGGCAGGGCTTTTCCGCCTGGGACGCAGCCGTGACCGGCGTTTATTGGCACGGTTTAGCCGGCGACCAGGCCGCCAGGCTCTGCGGGGAGCAATCGCTTACCGCTTCTGATATCATAGCTAACATCCACCATGGTCTACAAAAGAGTCGCTGA
- a CDS encoding ABC transporter permease: MVYKRVAENVGDKTILLFEGLGRVVMLAQETIRGILAGKTRLKLTLEQMVKIGYESVPLALVASGFVGMVFAMQIATEFVRFGAGKFVGGVMAIAMARELGPALVGIVIAARVSAAIAAELGTMQVTEQIDALKALGSNPVRYLVIPRFIASALMLPLLTVGAIVTGFVGGYFVAVLVGHINPVEYLETARSLLTLWDIFGGLTKTFFFGMVIAVVACYKGLNAAGGAKGVGEATTSSVVTSLISLFVLNYFLSMAFFK; this comes from the coding sequence ATGGTCTACAAAAGAGTCGCTGAAAACGTCGGGGATAAAACGATCCTCCTTTTTGAGGGGCTGGGCCGGGTCGTGATGCTTGCCCAAGAGACGATCCGGGGGATCCTGGCCGGGAAAACCCGACTTAAGCTGACGCTGGAGCAAATGGTCAAGATCGGCTACGAGTCGGTCCCGCTGGCGCTGGTCGCTTCCGGTTTTGTCGGCATGGTCTTTGCCATGCAGATCGCCACCGAGTTCGTCCGCTTCGGCGCCGGCAAGTTCGTCGGCGGGGTCATGGCGATCGCCATGGCGCGCGAGCTGGGACCGGCGCTGGTCGGCATCGTCATTGCGGCGCGGGTTTCCGCGGCCATTGCCGCCGAGCTCGGCACCATGCAAGTGACCGAGCAGATCGACGCGCTCAAGGCGCTCGGCAGCAACCCGGTCCGCTACCTCGTCATCCCGCGCTTTATCGCCAGCGCCCTGATGCTGCCTCTCCTGACGGTCGGCGCGATCGTCACCGGTTTTGTCGGCGGTTATTTTGTCGCTGTTCTGGTCGGCCACATCAATCCGGTGGAGTACCTGGAAACTGCCCGTTCGCTCCTCACGCTTTGGGATATTTTTGGCGGGCTGACCAAGACCTTTTTCTTCGGCATGGTGATCGCCGTCGTCGCCTGTTACAAGGGGTTGAACGCCGCCGGCGGCGCCAAGGGAGTGGGGGAAGCGACCACTTCGTCGGTCGTCACTTCGCTGATCAGCCTGTTCGTGCTCAACTATTTCCTTTCCATGGCGTTCTTTAAATGA
- a CDS encoding MlaD family protein, translating into MGLSTAAKVGLVTILGLSLLAAVVAWKTEIFMIGQGYEVIASFENIEGLTIGSEVRFRGSKIGKVMKIDPGPYDIKIFSVVDKSIKIPADSVLRVSYDGIVGVKYLEIKPGTSEVMYVKGEILPGTRTSAIVDFVDIGSKNLEETRAILQAVRKIIENPALQHSFVNAVVVADRTAIQLEELTKELRATNKGIQDIVADPKFQANVKGTIHETERTLSSANAFFANIGRVNMRASGGVDVGSTANAVRGDVDIIQSDQTYYRLGFGEGPSRTPALLDFLLTNKSNDRFGFRLGVINSQLGGGLVLYPNAKGNILADIYDINNPRPNNPKVRLGYEHEMQDYMDLLLQGDDLLNAGSRNYMFGVRVKPQGQRLF; encoded by the coding sequence ATGGGTTTATCCACCGCGGCCAAGGTCGGGCTTGTCACCATCCTCGGTCTCAGTCTGCTGGCCGCCGTTGTCGCCTGGAAGACCGAGATCTTCATGATCGGCCAGGGGTACGAAGTGATCGCTTCGTTCGAGAACATCGAAGGGTTGACCATCGGCTCCGAGGTCCGCTTCCGCGGCTCCAAGATCGGCAAGGTGATGAAGATCGATCCGGGCCCGTACGACATTAAGATCTTCTCGGTCGTGGATAAAAGCATCAAGATCCCGGCCGATTCGGTCCTGCGGGTCTCTTACGACGGGATCGTCGGCGTGAAATATCTGGAGATCAAGCCGGGGACCTCCGAGGTGATGTACGTTAAAGGGGAGATTTTGCCCGGGACCCGCACTTCGGCGATCGTCGATTTCGTCGATATCGGTTCCAAGAACCTGGAAGAGACCAGGGCTATTCTGCAAGCCGTCCGCAAGATCATCGAGAACCCGGCGCTGCAGCATTCGTTCGTCAACGCGGTGGTAGTGGCCGACCGGACCGCGATCCAGCTGGAAGAGCTGACCAAGGAACTGCGGGCGACCAACAAGGGGATCCAGGATATCGTCGCCGATCCCAAGTTCCAGGCGAACGTCAAGGGGACGATCCACGAGACCGAGCGGACCCTCTCTTCCGCCAACGCCTTTTTCGCCAACATCGGCCGGGTCAACATGCGTGCTTCGGGCGGCGTTGATGTCGGCTCCACCGCGAACGCGGTCCGCGGCGACGTTGATATTATCCAGAGCGACCAGACCTATTACCGGCTCGGTTTCGGCGAAGGTCCGAGCCGGACGCCGGCGCTGCTCGACTTTTTGCTGACCAATAAATCGAACGATCGTTTTGGTTTCCGGCTCGGCGTGATCAACAGCCAGCTGGGCGGCGGGTTGGTCCTGTATCCGAACGCCAAGGGTAACATTCTGGCCGATATATACGATATCAACAACCCGCGGCCGAACAATCCGAAAGTCAGGCTGGGGTACGAACACGAAATGCAGGATTACATGGACCTGCTGCTGCAGGGGGACGACCTGCTTAACGCCGGGAGCCGCAACTATATGTTCGGCGTCCGCGTCAAGCCGCAGGGGCAGAGGCTGTTCTAG